One genomic window of Aquificaceae bacterium includes the following:
- a CDS encoding AMP-binding protein has protein sequence MKLLPEEGVVLPELHDHRKTALVKGGQSISYRELIENISSFATLVDILPGERVVICSENRPEWVYALYGTWQRGGIAVPVDFMSSPEEILYILRETEPAVVFCSEQTEKAVKEALEKSVAGATLYNFDSLIIPRPHDRSMSRELRETALILYTSGTTGQPKGVMLSFKNLLSNIRAIEKVGVAGREDKTLALLPFHHSYPLMVTLLVPLYLGATVVFLERLSSEELLRVMREHRITILVGVPRLYQLLHQRIMEGVRANPLARLLFMLSPYMNKKLRRFIFGRVHNAFGGRIRYLVSGGAKLQLDVALDLDRLGFTILEGYGLTETSPIVSFNPPDRPKLGSVGLPIEEVYVKIDEEGEVLVRGVNVMQGYYKKPEETQKAFKDGWLLTGDLGYLDEEGYLYITGRKKEILVLSGGKKVNPEELESLILTEGRGVKEVAVLEVDGAVKALLLPDFESLKKQGIVNIEEFVRWQVIDRVNQRLPEWKRITGFRVIKEELPKTRLGKIRRFLLPQIYQSAEVYGEKREEEAIMSTQEGQTIRAFLQRLTQREVKGYHHLELDLGLDSLGKLEFLSFLETAFGVALTEEDLASNPTVQDMARLVLERKEKFESTQLQWREILLGGVPYSPEEHNLAFGAGRLILRLFFSLYNRLQVEGLENLPEPPFILAPNHASYLDGFVLASALPSRIALKTYFLGAEEYFRNPLTSLFGRLAHVITVNLDRKLKESLQKTAWVLRLGRVVVIFPEGARTRDGNLLPFRKGFAILSKELGVPVLPVALIGTYESMSIYNRFPRPRKIRVVFGKPVSPEGKSYEEIVTETRNTIEYNLRRGL, from the coding sequence ATGAAGCTGTTGCCGGAGGAGGGGGTTGTTCTCCCTGAACTACATGACCACAGAAAAACTGCCCTTGTGAAGGGTGGGCAGAGTATAAGTTACAGAGAACTTATAGAAAACATATCCAGCTTTGCAACCCTTGTGGACATACTGCCCGGTGAGAGGGTGGTCATATGCTCTGAAAATAGGCCTGAGTGGGTCTATGCCCTCTATGGAACATGGCAGAGGGGTGGAATAGCAGTTCCCGTGGACTTCATGTCCAGCCCGGAGGAGATTCTCTACATATTGAGGGAAACAGAGCCAGCAGTTGTTTTCTGTTCAGAGCAAACAGAAAAGGCTGTCAAAGAAGCTCTTGAAAAGTCTGTAGCCGGTGCAACCCTTTACAACTTTGACAGTCTTATAATTCCCAGGCCCCATGACAGGTCTATGAGTAGGGAGCTCAGGGAAACCGCCCTCATACTTTACACCTCTGGCACAACAGGACAGCCCAAGGGCGTCATGCTTAGCTTTAAGAACCTGCTTTCCAACATAAGGGCAATTGAAAAAGTAGGCGTTGCAGGAAGGGAGGATAAAACTCTTGCCCTTCTTCCTTTTCATCACTCCTACCCCCTTATGGTCACCCTCCTTGTGCCTCTCTATCTGGGTGCCACGGTGGTCTTTCTGGAAAGGCTGAGTTCTGAAGAGCTCCTGAGGGTAATGAGAGAGCATCGTATAACCATTCTTGTTGGTGTGCCAAGACTCTACCAGCTTCTGCATCAGAGAATAATGGAAGGCGTGAGAGCAAATCCCTTAGCCAGGCTACTCTTCATGCTCTCGCCCTACATGAACAAGAAACTCAGAAGATTCATCTTTGGTAGAGTTCACAATGCCTTCGGCGGAAGAATAAGATATCTGGTAAGTGGAGGTGCAAAGCTTCAACTCGATGTTGCCCTTGACCTTGACAGGCTTGGCTTTACAATTCTTGAGGGTTATGGGCTTACAGAAACCTCACCCATAGTGTCTTTTAACCCACCAGACAGACCAAAGCTGGGTTCTGTGGGACTGCCCATAGAGGAGGTCTACGTGAAAATTGACGAAGAGGGTGAGGTGCTGGTGCGTGGTGTCAATGTGATGCAGGGCTACTACAAAAAGCCAGAGGAGACACAGAAGGCTTTTAAAGATGGCTGGCTTTTGACGGGAGACCTGGGATATCTTGACGAAGAGGGCTATCTTTACATAACGGGCAGGAAGAAGGAAATCCTTGTGCTCTCAGGTGGGAAGAAGGTAAACCCTGAAGAGCTTGAAAGCCTGATACTTACGGAAGGCAGGGGCGTAAAGGAGGTGGCAGTGCTTGAGGTGGATGGAGCTGTGAAAGCCCTCCTTCTGCCAGATTTTGAAAGCCTGAAGAAACAGGGCATCGTTAACATAGAGGAGTTTGTAAGATGGCAGGTAATAGACAGGGTAAATCAGAGGCTTCCAGAATGGAAAAGGATAACAGGCTTCAGGGTCATAAAGGAAGAACTCCCGAAGACAAGGTTAGGAAAAATAAGAAGGTTTCTGCTTCCCCAGATATACCAGTCTGCAGAGGTCTACGGAGAAAAGAGAGAAGAAGAGGCTATTATGAGCACTCAGGAGGGCCAGACCATAAGAGCCTTTCTCCAGAGGCTTACACAGAGGGAAGTGAAAGGCTACCATCACCTTGAACTTGACCTGGGCCTTGATTCCCTTGGAAAGTTGGAGTTTCTGAGCTTTCTTGAGACCGCCTTTGGAGTGGCTCTTACGGAGGAGGACCTTGCAAGCAATCCCACGGTGCAGGACATGGCAAGGCTCGTGCTGGAGAGAAAGGAGAAGTTTGAAAGCACACAGCTCCAGTGGAGGGAGATACTCCTGGGGGGAGTGCCTTACTCTCCAGAAGAGCATAATCTTGCCTTCGGCGCTGGAAGGCTAATCTTGAGGCTCTTTTTCAGCCTTTACAACCGTCTGCAGGTAGAAGGTCTGGAAAACCTTCCTGAGCCACCCTTTATACTCGCCCCCAACCATGCCAGCTATTTAGATGGCTTTGTATTAGCCAGCGCCTTGCCCTCCAGAATAGCACTGAAAACCTACTTTCTGGGTGCAGAGGAATACTTCAGAAATCCCCTCACATCCCTCTTTGGCAGACTTGCCCATGTGATAACGGTAAATCTGGACAGAAAGCTAAAAGAATCTCTCCAGAAAACCGCATGGGTTCTCAGACTGGGCAGAGTGGTTGTCATATTCCCTGAGGGCGCAAGAACAAGAGACGGAAATCTTCTCCCCTTCAGAAAGGGCTTTGCCATACTCAGCAAAGAGCTCGGTGTGCCCGTTTTGCCAGTGGCTCTGATAGGAACATACGAGTCCATGTCCATATACAACCGCTTCCCCAGACCCAGAAAGATAAGGGTGGTCTTTGGAAAGCCCGTAAGCCCTGAAGGTAAGAGCTATGAGGAGATAGTTACTGAGACGAGGAACACCATTGAATATAATCTAAGGAGAGGGTTGTAG